The genomic interval GTCGATCTCGTCGCGCAGCATGCCCAGCGGCAGCTCGCCTTCGCTGGCCAGCTTCAGCCGGGCCTGGCGGGATTCATGCAGCGGGTCGTGGGCGTTTGTTATTAGTTGTCGCGCCATTTTCTTCTCCGGCTGTGCCCTGCAAGGTGGCGGGGTACGGGCTTGGGAATTTTCCGCAGTGTGCGGGAGAAAAAGCTGGGCGTCATCTGGTTGATGGGTTGAGGGGGGGTGCCCTTGTGTCGCAATCGGGCTGCAAAGCAGCCCCGGAATGTCTGCCATGATGCACATATCGCCGGGGCTGCTCTGCAGCCCGTTCGCGACACGAGGCCGCTCAGAGACCGCGTGATCTTAAGAGCGGCGCTTTACCGCTTAAAGTGGGCTTGCCCTCAACCCCTTCACGGTCAACTGTTGCCCCTCTACCCCATCCAGCAGCGCCTCCACCACCGCCTTGGCCGAATCCAGCCCATGGTCGTTGCTCAACAGCAGATCACGACAGGTCCCCTTGGCCAATTCCAACGCCTTGAGGTTTGTCGCAAACGCCCCTTTCAGCAACGTGGACAGGTGCACTAGCGCATCTTCGTAGTCCACCCCAGAACGCACGGCAAACAACGGCGGATGGCTGCATTCGCAAGTCGAGAAGCTGGAAGACGCCGTGGTGGCGCGGGCGGGGGGATCAGGTAAGCCTTTTGTCATTGTGTCGCTCCTTGATTCACTGGAGCCGCCACAAATCGCTACCAAACGAAAGGGTGACGGCTGTACGCAGGTTGGTAGACCGGGAATCAAGGAAACCGGCGCGCACGAAGGCGCCCTACGCACAGCCGCCATAAAACGAAACAGCCGGGCACAAAAAAGCGCCAACTGTATCGCAGAGCGGGCGCTTGTGCGCCTTGATTGATCGCGGGCTACCAAACCCGGCTGCTGGATTGACAGCAGCGGGCAAAGACTACCGGGGTCAGGGAAGGGTTTCAAGCTTAGGGCATGTGTAGTAACACTTCTGTTGGCCGCACCGGCTGCTTCGCGGTCTTTCCCACGGTGCGACCAACATAAAGGCTGTTATCGCGCTTGCGCCTGCGTGACTTTCAGGTTGTCTATGACCATTCTCGGGTTCTCGCCATCTTCAACCATATAAAGGTGCAGGATTTCAGGGCCGTCGACCGTAAGTTCATCCGATCCATAATGCATACCTTCACGGTCATTCAGCAGCCTGTGGTTGTCGGTAAACGAGAGATCTCTTGTGCATACATCACGGCAGCCCCAGTCGTAACTGACGCGGCGACGCCCGTTACCAGGCAGTAAAATCTCGGTTGAACCTTCAAACTTGAGATGTTTTGCGCTTATCGAGCTTCCACCGCCCCCGTGCGAGTCATCGCTGACTTCCCCCGTGCCATGCAATATGAATGTCGATCCGTCAACTTTGAATTCTTTTCGCTCACCGATCTGCTCGGATTCAAAATCAACGTCAGAGGTGACGATGGGTCTTCCCACCGCCTGGTCTTCCTCATCGTAGGTAAACTGCATGACCTGGTCCTTTGCCGTAGGAAGCTTGATTCGGATGACAGGAACCGCCTGGCCATAAGCTGCGTGATAACGGACCTGGTCAAATTGCGCCAGCAATCCCGCTTGCGTTTGCCCCTCCACATAGAAAAATGCATACAAAGGCAAGTCTGCGCCCACGCCAACTTTCCATACGGGGAGCAAAATCTCGTTGTAGCCCATCCATGCGTCTGCGCTCAACCCCGCCCTGACTTTTATCGGCATCTCGAACCACTGCGCCTTCATGTTAGCGGGGGCTTCGCGCAGGTCCCATCCGCAGACTCTGGACTTCACAATGTCATCGTCGCTGTACGTTGCCAGCCACGCATCGGCATCCGTTACACCGACTTTCTGGCACGCATCGGTGGTGGCTTCAAACCCGTCTTGCGGTCCGCACCCGTTCGCCGTATCGCGGTTGTCCGTTCCGCCATCTATTGGGAAGGTGCACAACACCTCAAGATCGCGAATCTTGTTGTGCGGGATGGCCTGCAGTGGCGGAAACAAAAAACCATTGAAGCGTTCCGCCGCCCTGCCAAAGTTGGTATCGCGGCGCGCCCAGGAAAACGCGATGGCGCCTTTGTCCAGGTGCTTCTGGCTCGGGTCCCAAGGTAGAAAGTCTGGGCTGAAGCCCGTGGCACGCATTTCGATACCGCTGCACAGGTAACTCGGTTTATCAGGGCCGCCGCAGTCTTCGGTAACGGAGTCATACCAAACCTTGAGTTGCGCGATTACCTGCTCCCCGCGCTTGTTCAGCGCGGTCAACTGCTGAGACTTGGCTGTTTCACTTATCAATAACTGGGTCTGTGCGACTGGGCGGGGAGCCTGCACAAAGGGCGTGTGCGCCCCGCAACCGACCAAACTACCAATGATTAAAAACAGCAGCCACATTCGAGTCAGCATCACCAAGCACCTTTTCCAAACAGTCTCAGCCTGCACATTCAGATAGGTCACAGGCGTTGGTGCTATTTGCTCACAGGAAAAAAGTGATGCCTACTGGCAGTTCTATCAGGTGCCGCAGGGGCTGTCAGGCCAGTCAAGGCTGCTGATTCTGGCTCAGAAACTTGTCCACCGTAGCGTTGCCCTGCCCCGCATCCCCCGCCACCTGCCACAGCCGCCGTTCAATCCCTTGCGCCAGCAAGTGCCCCACCGCCGATTCAATCGCCGACAGCACGCACAGCTGTGCCGGTTCGTTGGTGGTATAGCCCACCTCAGCTTCCAGCAGCTTCTTGAACTCGATGAACTTGAACACCCCGGCGCTGCGGCCGACCGAATAGATGGTCTTGCTGGTCATCACGTTGGCCAGCACCTGCCCGGTGCGCACATCCACCGCGCGCAGGTTCACGGTCACCTGGTCCACCCGGTACTCGCGGGAAATGTCTATCCCCAGGTAGCGGGCGCCTTCGCCGCCGCTGCGCACGTTGGTGTCGTAGGCGATGATGCCGCCCTCCAGCATAAGGTTGGCGGCCTGCAGCGGTGGCAGTTCGCCCATGATGTTTTCCGCTACATCCGGCTTTTTCTGCGAAGCACGGATGATCTTGCGCTCGGTCAGCAGGTTCTGCAGCCCTTCACGCTCCAGCACCACGAACCAGCCACTGGCACTCAAGGCATCCATCAGCATGCTGGCTGCACCCTGAGTGACACTGGTGGAGAACGAACTGGCCGGGGTGGGTTTGTACTGCCCGGTCTGGTCACGGAAGCCATACACCACTGCCATCAGCCGGCCTTTGGGCCGTGGCATGTTGATCAGGTCGTAGTAAGTCGAGGCGCGTGGGGTCAGGGTCGGGGTTTCCGAGTCCTGTTCGGCCGACATAGGTTCGCGCAGGCTGCAACCACTTTGCAGGCCCAGGGCGGTGAGGATCAGCAGCGTGCTCAGCAGACGTTTCATGGTGTTCTCTCCCCAACATAAAAGCCCTTCCCTCTCAGGGGTTCAGGCCGCTGACCTCAATGATCGAAATCTCGCCTGTGGCACGATCGGTGACCTTGATGCTCAAGGCCCCGGAATCGTCGATGACGTCGATGAGAAACGCGTCGGTCGCCATGCTGCCGGTGCTGCCGTTACTGATGTTGTCCAGCAACTGCGACAACATCCGCGACTCCAGCTGGTTGCTGAAGCGCTCCAGGGCCGTGGTGCCGGTAAAGGCCGAGGCACGGTCCTTGAGGTCGGGGTCGTCGTAGTCGTTCTGCGCCTGGGCGTTGTTCAGCAGCCAGGTGCCGTTCAACGGGTTGCCGCCAAAGGCCGGGTTGACCGGGGTGTACACCAGCTCGGTGGCCTGGGCAGCGCAAGCGCTGGCCAGCAGGCAGGCGGCAATGCAACGTGGAATGCGGTGGTTCATAGCTCGTCCCTCTCCAAGTCGGTGGTGTCCTGTAGCAGGCGTTGCAGCTTGCGTTGAATGATTTGCTGCTTGACCAGGTCGGCGGCTGCCACGGCCTCGTCTTTGAGCTCGGTGGTGTTCGGTGGCAGAAAGCGGCGGTACATCACCTCACGCTCGAACTCCACGGTGACCAGGCTGCCCCAGCGGGCATCCGGGCGTTCGCGTACCACCAGGTTGAAGTCCAGGCGGCTGGTGGCACGCAGGCGGTCGGCGAAGTAGTAGTAAAAGTCGTGGCCGATGTGCGAGATGGTGTTGTCGACGATAAAACCCTGCATCTCGTCTTCAACACCCGCCTTGGCCGAGGTGGCCAGCCCCGCCATCAGCAGCAGGCTCAGGCATAACGCAGCCAGGCGGCTCATGGCGTATCTCCCGGGCCTGCATGGGTCTGCACGCCGCCTGCACTGTCGGTAAACGCCTGCTCGGCAACGAACTGCCAGTCGCTGTAGTGCTCCAGCCCTTCAAAACCACTCCATTCGGCGCTGAAGCCACTGCGCTTGAACGGGGTAGCGTCCGAGCGGCTGTGCACCCCGGTGATGCGGCCGTCGATCGAGCGCAGCAGGCCCCACTCGTCGCTGTTGGTGATGGGGTCGGGGTACAGCCGACGAATGTGCCGCTGGGCCTGCGGAAAGCGGTTGTCCTGCAGCAGGTCGGCCAGCGCCTGCGGGTACTGGGCCAGGCCCGGCGAGGCACGGTAGTAGCTGCGCAAGGCCTGGGCGTACTGGCTGCCCACCCACAGCAGCTGGCGCTCGCGATCACGCTGGGCGGCGCTGGCCCAGATCGTGCCAGTGGCGGCCAGGGCCACGCTGCTGACCGCAATCAGTAGCAGCACACCCAGGTAGGTGAAGCCGCGATCGGCCTTACCATTCAGCGAAGAGGCTACCATCACGCGCCCTCCCTGTGGCACCGCTCTTGATATCCGCCACGCCGCCGGCCGCGCCTTCGGGCGGTGGCACCAGCTGCCAGGCATCGCTGCGCTCGGTGATCGGGTCGACCGGGGTGTTGCGCAGGTAACGTTGCTCCACCAACTGCTCCAGCGAGTCTGGGTAGTGGCCGGTGTCGCCGTAGTAGTGGTCAAGCGACTCGCGCAGCACCGCCAGGCTTTGGCGCAGGGTGGCTTCGCGGGAGCTTTCCAGGCTGTTGAAGTAGCGCGGCATGGCAATGGTCAGCAGCGTGGCGATGATCGCCATGACCACCAGCAGTTCGATCAGGGTGAAGCCTTTGCTGCGTTTCATGGCTGTCACCATTGCCCGTAGGGAATGTTGTTGAGGCCTTTGCCGCGGGCCCTGGAATACACGTCGAACACGTCTTCGCCTTCACGCGGGCTGTCGGGGCTGCTGTCGTAGGCGCGCAGGCCCCAGCCGCCTTGGTCTTCATCCTTGGCCGCCAGCAGCGGGTCATGCGGGATGCGCCGCAGAAAGTAGAACTTGGCGCCCTTGGCACTGCGCACATCGCGCACACCGTCCACCAGTACCTGCAGGTTCGGCGGATAGCCACTGGCGTCCAGGCGCTTTTCGATGTAGCCAGCATCGAACGCCCGCTTGTAGGCATCGATGGCATCGCGTATCTGGTACAGCGCCTCGCGCAGTTGCTGCTCCTTGCCACGGCGGACCACGGTTTCGGTCAACGGCGCGGCCATGCTGGCCAGCAGCCCGAGCAGTGCCAGGGTCAGCACCACTTCGATCAGGCTGAAACCCTGCAGGTGGCGGCGCGCTTTCATGGCCGTGGGCTGCCGTTGACCGGGGCGACCGCCATCTGGCTGTCGACCACGGGCGCGTCGGTGGCCGGCGCATTGCCGGGCACCTCCATCGGCGGTAGCGGTGCCATCTGGCGCACCTGCATGGCCGACTCGGTACCGGTGGAAAACTCCATGTCCGACGGGCTCTGGTACGGCAGGTTGCGCACGATGCGCGGGGTGATCGCCAGCACCAGCTCAGACTTGCTCATGTCGTCCTTGTTGCTGCCGAACAGCCGGCCCAGGCCGGGGATATCTCCCAGCCCCGGGATCTTGTTGCCGCTGGCGTTGTGGTCGTTGCGCACGAGGCCGGCCAATACCTGGGTTTCGCCATCGTGCAGGCGCAGGGTGGTCTGGGCGTTGCGGGTATCGACCTGGACCGGGATGGTGCCCTGGCGGGTAGCCTCCAGCGGGGTGGCGTTGCTGACTTCCAGGGCCACCTTGATCGCCACTTCGTTGTTCAGGTGCACGGTGGGCTGCACTTCAAGCTTCAGGCCTACGTCCAGGTAGGTGACACTTTCGGTAATCACCGGGCCCTGGGTGGACGGCACCGACGTGGCGCTGATGATCGGCACGCGCTGGCCGATGTGAATGCGTGCCTGCTCACGGTTGCTGACGCGGATCACCGGGCTGGCCAGGGTATTGATGTCCTTGTCCTGGGCGTTGATCTTGGCCTGTGGTGCCGGCGAGATGCTGATGCGGCTGGAATCGATGCCGCGCAGCTGGTCGAGCACGCTCACCGACTTGCCGTCGGACGTCAGCACGCCGAAGGTGTTGGGCCACTGCAGGCCAAGGTCGAGGATGCGCGAGGTAGCCACTTCCATCACCTCCACCTCCAGTACCACCTCGGGGTTGGACTGGTCCTGCGACTGCAGCAGCTTCTCGGCCATGCGCACGGCATCGGGGGTGTCGCGCATGGTCAGGGTGTTGAGGCGCTCGTCCACGAACACGTCGCGGGTCTTGAGCATGGTCTTGACCATGTTCAACGCGGTGTTGGCGTCGATGCTGGTCAGGTAGAAGGTGCGCATGACCAGTTCCTGGTAGTCCTTGGTCTTCTGCGGCGAGTCGGGGTAGACCATCAGGGTGTTGTCATTGACGATCTTCTGGCGCAACTGGTTTTGCTCCAGCAGCAGCGCCACCGCGTCCTCGATACGCACTTCACGCACGAAGATGGTGGCCTTCATGTCCGGGCGCAGGTCTTTGTCGAAGATGAAATTGATGCCGGCAACCTGGGACAGCACTTCGAAAATGGTCTTCAGGTTGGCATCGCGAAATTCCAGGGTAACCGGCCGATCCAGCTTGCTGCGCAGCTGCGGAAAGGGCTGCGCGGTGCGCGCCTGGACGTTCTCGATGTCGCTGCGCAGGGCAATGCCCTTCTGGTTCTGCGGGTCCAGGCGCAGCACTTCGCGCATGTAGCGCTCGGCGCCGAACAGGTCGCCCTGGCGCAATGCTGCCTGGCCCAGGGCCACGCGCTCGTCCAGGGTTCGGATCAGCTCCAGCTGGCGCGTACCTTCCTGGGCACGGCGGTTGTTCGGCTCCAGGGTCAGCACCCGGCCATAGCCCATGCGGGCGTTGGCAAAGTCATGGCGGATGCGGTCGGCATCGGCCTGGGTCAGCAGTGCCTCCACGGCGGCCTGGCGGCTGTGGGCCAGGGCGATGTTCAGCTCGGTGTCACGCGGGTCATCGCGCAGGGCCTCTTCCAGCCGGGCAATGCCAGCTTCGTACTGGCCCTCCTTCATCAACTGGTCGCTGTCATTGCGTACCGCGCTGGAGCCGCAGCCGGCAATGGCCACGCACAACGCCAAAAGCAGGAACGGAGCAGGCTTGCACAGCTTTGACGACTTCATGGTGCGCTCCCGACAGACAAGGTCTGTGACTGGTGCAAAGGCAGGTAGACCAGGTTCAGCTCACTGGCCGATACCCGATCGAGGCGATAGGTGTCTTCGATGACGTCGCCCTGGCGCACGACGTAGAGTTTTTCGCCGCTCTGCAGAAAGATCTGCAGATCGTCGTTGTTACCCATACGGCCGATGAACTGGAACGGTAGCGCCGGCGCGGTCGGCGCTGCGGCCACGATGGGCGCGACAGCCACGGGTTGTTCGGTGACGGTGGCCAGGGCTTGGGGTTTGCTCCATTGCTGGGTTGGGAACAGATCTCTGGAGGCCTGTTCCGGCCCTTTCGCGGCTAAAGCCGCTGCCACAGGTTCGGCGTTGCCCACAACGCCTGTGGGAGCGGCGGCGCGGCGATCCGACTTGCCCGCGAAGGTCGCAACGCTGTCTTCCTGGCCGAACCAGTGCCCGGGTGCCCAGGCGATGGCTGCGCTCACGCCAAGAAAGCTGGCCCAGATCACTGCACGTTGTGTGTTCATCATGACCTCGACAGGTAAAGGGTCATGCGCAGGCGGGCATTCAGCTCGCTGTCGCCGATGCGTTTGCGTTGCAGCTCAAGGTCTTCCAGCACCACGGTCGGCAGCTGCTTCAGCAGGCTTTTGAGAAAGCCGCGAATCTGCGGGTAGCTGCCGCGCACCGGCAGCACGATCTGGTAGCGCGCCAGCTGGGTCTTGGGATCAATGCCCAGGGCGTACTCACCGCGCGCCAGGCTGATGTGCTCGGCGCTGGCCAGGTGGTACAGGCGCTCGATCAGCTCGCTGGCCTGGGGCTGCCCCGGCAGTTGCTGGCGAAGGCTGTCGAGGGCTTGCTGCTCGGGCTTGACGGCGATCTTCACCTCGCCACGCTTGACCCGCTCGACCTGGACGCTGGCGTCCGCTTCGGTGGCGCGCAGTTCGCGCACGCTTTGCCACTGCGGCAGCACCCCGGCGCACACCACGCCCACCACCAGCAGGCCCACGGCGGCGGCAGCCAGGCCAACCGGGCCGATGCGGTGGAGGCGTTCCTGAAGGATAAGGCTGTTCAGTGATTCAAGGGCGGGCATGGCCGGTCTCCCAGGTCGCAGTGAGGGTGAAGCGCACCGGGTGCTCAGGCTGCGCGGCCAACACCTCGTGGTTCAGCAGCGATACATCGCTGAGCTCGTCGCTGGCTTCCAGCCGCTGGTGGTACTGCAGCATCGCCTCGAGGTTGCGTGCTTCAGCGGCGATGCGAACCTGGCCTTTACGCGCGTCCGGGGTCAGGCCAAGCAGCGCGACATCGTCTTGCGGCAAGGCTTCGAGCATGGCGAACAGCTGCTGCCATGGGCGTTGCAGTTGTTGCGACACACTGCGCATCTGTGCCAATCGCTCGGTCTGCTCACGGCTGGCAGCGGTACTTAGCGGGGCAGTGGTAGCCGGGCGGCGGCCCAGTTGCAGCTCCAGGCTGTGCACGCTGGCCTCAAGGTCTGCCTGCTCGGCCTGCAATTGCTGTTGCAGCAGCACCAGGCCGGCGACCATGGCGCAGCCCAGGGCCAGCAGCGACCAGGCCAGCGGGCCGCTGCGCCGGGGCTGGAAGTCCAGTTCAAGGCGGCGCATGTCAGGCCACCGCCCGCCACATGGCGCACAGGGGGTCGGCTTCGCTGGCCGGCTGGCACAGCTGCACCGCCGCCAGTTGCGGCACGTCGCCCCGGCCCGGGGCATGCAGGTACACCCGCGGCAGGTGCTCGCCATACAGCTCGCAGGTGCGCTCGATCAGTGCTTGCAGGGCCTGGTCGCTGTCGGCGCAACCTTGCGTCAGCACTTGCTGCCAGGCGCCGCCGGCAGCCAGCAACAGCACGCTGCGGCGCGGCTCGGCCAGCACGAACAGGAAGTCGCCCTGCTGCAGCTGTGGCGAGCAGCGGTTGTAGGCGGCCATCAGGTACGGTTGCACCGAGCGCAGGCTCAGGCGGCTTTCCCGGCCCAGCGCCTGCAACCGTTGCAGCAGTGCGTCGGGCAGCGCTGTAGCGATGCGGGCGGCGCCGGCAGGCTCGGGCGACAGCACGATGCGCCAGTCGTCCAGCGGCTGGCCGTAGAGGTTTTCGAAGCAGGCCCGGGCGTAGGCGTCCAGCTCGCGCGGGTGGCCGATGGCATCACTCCATGGCACCAGGCAGAAGCGGCTGTAGCGGGCCGACAGCAGCACCCGCAACTGGGCGCCACGTACGGCGTGCTCGGCCAACAGACCGGCCAGCGCGTCGACGGCGGGTTCCCAGGCGGGCTGGGCGCCATCGCAACTGAACCCGCGGGTGCCCAGCCACTGGTGTTGGTGTTTGTGCCAGCAACCCAAGCCGACACCCTCGGCGCCCAAAACAGCGCAGAAACGATCAGATGAATGTGACACGGTTGATCTCCTCAAGGGTGGTGCGGCCGTCGCGGACCAGGTCCAGGGCCGAGGCCCGCAGCAGGCGCAGGCCGCGCTGGCAGGCGAGTGTCTTGATTTGCGACAGGGGGCGGCGCTCGACAATCATTTGCCGCAGGTCGTCATCCAGGTGCAGCAGCTCCGCGATCGCGCTGCGGCCGCGAAAGCCACTGCCACGGCACTGGCCGCAACCCTGCACGCGAACGAACCTCCAGCCGGCCACGCCCTCACGGCTCAGGCCCGAGCCATACAGGGTGTCGTCATCCACTTCGCAGGGGCTGGAGCAATGCGGGCAAGCCAGGCGGATCAGGCGCTGGGCCAACACTGCGTTCAATG from Pseudomonas fortuita carries:
- a CDS encoding curli assembly protein CsgF, translated to MNHRIPRCIAACLLASACAAQATELVYTPVNPAFGGNPLNGTWLLNNAQAQNDYDDPDLKDRASAFTGTTALERFSNQLESRMLSQLLDNISNGSTGSMATDAFLIDVIDDSGALSIKVTDRATGEISIIEVSGLNP
- a CDS encoding type II secretion system protein — its product is MKRSKGFTLIELLVVMAIIATLLTIAMPRYFNSLESSREATLRQSLAVLRESLDHYYGDTGHYPDSLEQLVEQRYLRNTPVDPITERSDAWQLVPPPEGAAGGVADIKSGATGRARDGSLFAEW
- a CDS encoding type II secretion system protein → MVASSLNGKADRGFTYLGVLLLIAVSSVALAATGTIWASAAQRDRERQLLWVGSQYAQALRSYYRASPGLAQYPQALADLLQDNRFPQAQRHIRRLYPDPITNSDEWGLLRSIDGRITGVHSRSDATPFKRSGFSAEWSGFEGLEHYSDWQFVAEQAFTDSAGGVQTHAGPGDTP
- the pilO gene encoding type 4a pilus biogenesis protein PilO, producing MPALESLNSLILQERLHRIGPVGLAAAAVGLLVVGVVCAGVLPQWQSVRELRATEADASVQVERVKRGEVKIAVKPEQQALDSLRQQLPGQPQASELIERLYHLASAEHISLARGEYALGIDPKTQLARYQIVLPVRGSYPQIRGFLKSLLKQLPTVVLEDLELQRKRIGDSELNARLRMTLYLSRS
- a CDS encoding CsgG/HfaB family protein, encoding MKRLLSTLLILTALGLQSGCSLREPMSAEQDSETPTLTPRASTYYDLINMPRPKGRLMAVVYGFRDQTGQYKPTPASSFSTSVTQGAASMLMDALSASGWFVVLEREGLQNLLTERKIIRASQKKPDVAENIMGELPPLQAANLMLEGGIIAYDTNVRSGGEGARYLGIDISREYRVDQVTVNLRAVDVRTGQVLANVMTSKTIYSVGRSAGVFKFIEFKKLLEAEVGYTTNEPAQLCVLSAIESAVGHLLAQGIERRLWQVAGDAGQGNATVDKFLSQNQQP
- a CDS encoding type II secretion system protein, with the translated sequence MKARRHLQGFSLIEVVLTLALLGLLASMAAPLTETVVRRGKEQQLREALYQIRDAIDAYKRAFDAGYIEKRLDASGYPPNLQVLVDGVRDVRSAKGAKFYFLRRIPHDPLLAAKDEDQGGWGLRAYDSSPDSPREGEDVFDVYSRARGKGLNNIPYGQW
- a CDS encoding secretin N-terminal domain-containing protein, with product MKSSKLCKPAPFLLLALCVAIAGCGSSAVRNDSDQLMKEGQYEAGIARLEEALRDDPRDTELNIALAHSRQAAVEALLTQADADRIRHDFANARMGYGRVLTLEPNNRRAQEGTRQLELIRTLDERVALGQAALRQGDLFGAERYMREVLRLDPQNQKGIALRSDIENVQARTAQPFPQLRSKLDRPVTLEFRDANLKTIFEVLSQVAGINFIFDKDLRPDMKATIFVREVRIEDAVALLLEQNQLRQKIVNDNTLMVYPDSPQKTKDYQELVMRTFYLTSIDANTALNMVKTMLKTRDVFVDERLNTLTMRDTPDAVRMAEKLLQSQDQSNPEVVLEVEVMEVATSRILDLGLQWPNTFGVLTSDGKSVSVLDQLRGIDSSRISISPAPQAKINAQDKDINTLASPVIRVSNREQARIHIGQRVPIISATSVPSTQGPVITESVTYLDVGLKLEVQPTVHLNNEVAIKVALEVSNATPLEATRQGTIPVQVDTRNAQTTLRLHDGETQVLAGLVRNDHNASGNKIPGLGDIPGLGRLFGSNKDDMSKSELVLAITPRIVRNLPYQSPSDMEFSTGTESAMQVRQMAPLPPMEVPGNAPATDAPVVDSQMAVAPVNGSPRP
- the csgE gene encoding curli production assembly/transport protein CsgE — translated: MSRLAALCLSLLLMAGLATSAKAGVEDEMQGFIVDNTISHIGHDFYYYFADRLRATSRLDFNLVVRERPDARWGSLVTVEFEREVMYRRFLPPNTTELKDEAVAAADLVKQQIIQRKLQRLLQDTTDLERDEL